The Oryza glaberrima unplaced genomic scaffold, OglaRS2 ChrUN-Ctg38, whole genome shotgun sequence sequence TAGTCAGTTTGCTCTTTGCAGTCACTGCCATCATTTCCTTCCGTTCCATGCTTTGCAGCCTCTTGGTTTCAAGGTCAGCTCTTTTAAACTGGCTGGTGGGGGATCTCTGCACAgcaattaccttttttttctgtttatttgAAGCCTTCTTTGGTATTGCTTTCAGtgaaaagtatatatattacaaattCAGTGCTGCTACTAGAAAATAGAGAAGCTATACTCTCAACAGTGTCTTCTTCATATGATAGCACTCCTTTATGTGGAAAGGAGAAAAGTACTGTATACAATTAGGGTATGATGAACTTGGGGATTCATCCAACTTTTCTTGGTTGAAGCAAGCAAATCCTTTTTTACTAGTACATCATATCGTTGCTACTTCGAGGGGTTTGCTGGCAAACATGCACGGTGACCCTGATTTCGTTTGGGCTTTATTCAATCTTCCTTGAGTGTCCGTGCTGCATGGTCACGCTTTTTTCTCTCGTCTGGGAAAGAATTGAGAGCCATTATAAGCTAGTTTCTGCAACCAAGAAATTAGTCCTTCATTTTGAAATCTGAGAAGAGCTTTTCTTTGTACGCAGAAATTAAGTCCCATTTGCTCAGACAATGCAAGCAATGCGGGCGGTGGATGATAAGGAGTGCTACAGCCACAGCATCCATGGCGAGTCGAATGGGCGGCCGCAGCGCAAGAACAATCCGGCATCAAGGCCGAAGCCGACGCCTTCCAAGTGGGACGACGCGCAGAAGTGGCTTGTTAGCCTGTccaacggcggaggcggcggcgttgacGGGATCCACAGCGGCAAGGTGAGGCCAAGGAACTCCAACGCCGACGACCGGCGCCTTCTGAGCTCGTCCTCCCAGAACGGCCGCGTGTCCTGCAGCAGCGTGGACGGGGCGCTGGAGTACAACCTGGTGGCCGCTCCCCCGACGCCACCGCAGCTGGgtgaagccgccgccgacgacgtgaGTGAGACGAAGAAGATCGACTACTGCATGGTCCAACCGCAGCACGGCTCCCCCGCGGCGGTGCTCCGGTCGGTCTGCCTGCGGGACATGGGCACGGAGATGACCCCCATCGCCAGCAAGGAGCCGTCCAGGTCCGCCACTCCGCTGCGGGCGTCCACGCCCGTGTCGCGGAGCCCCGTACCGTCGCGGCCGTCTACGCCCGGCAGGCGGCGGTACGACGTGGCCGTGAGCGTTACCGCCGTGGTCGAGTCCAGGACGGCCGAGCCGGTGGCGGTAGGCAGTGttagcgacggcggcgggggctgTGCGGTGGACGAGAGTAGTAGCGGCGGGTTCGGCAACCATGCGCAGAGCACGACGACCGGGCTCAAGTCCCGCGCCGTGGCCTGGGACGAGGCCGAGCGGGCCAAATTCACGGCGAGGTGCGAACGAATTTTTCTAGCATTTGACCGTTTTCTTCAGATCTGGAAGATTTGATTCGCCCATCTTTTCTATAATTGCAGGTACAAGCGTGAAGAGATGAAGATACAAGCATGGGAGAACCACGAGAAGAGAAAAGCTGAGCTGGAAATGAAGAAAATAGAGGTATGGTTTGCATAAATCCATTTTCTCGGTCCGTAGTAAAATTTGTTACATTTTCACTACCAATGCGTACCAAACTGCTTGAATCACACAGGATTTTGATTGCTCCTATCAGTGTCACAGCAATATACtctggccttgtttagttccacggATGAAAAGTTTGgctgtgtcacatcggatatacggacacacatttgaagtattaaacgtagactaataacaaaacaaattacagatttcgcttgtaaactgcaagacaaatttattaagacaAATTAATCCTTCagtagcaaatatttattgtagcatcacaattgttaaatcatggagcagttaggcttaaaagattcgtctcgcaatttatacgtaatctgtgtaattagtttttttctatatttaatactcgaTGTATGTGTCAATATATTGGATGTGAtagaataatttttttttacgtggGAACTAAAAGAGGCCTCCTAGGGGTATTAGAAAGCCCGGAAAGTAGTTGTCCTGATGTTACTGCAGGCCAGACCACTTTAATTCACCTTAGCAGTAATGGTCTCCAACCCTGTACACAACGTTGTCAGAAATCATAAATTTGAGCTCATAAATTGCTGAGTATATATCCTGTTAGTAATggtaattttttaattagttaaatttGTAATGGTATTAAtccaattaatattttttaatataattagcACTTTAAGATCGATGTCTATTTAAATATTCTGTAGCATTACTATGTGGAACGAATGCATCTGTCCAGCTTActcaaacaaaaacttttccaGATGAAGGCAGAACAGATGAAAGCACGGGCGCACGAGAAGCTGGCCAACAAGCTGGCGGCTGCGCGGCGGATGGCCGAGGAGAAGCGGGCGACCGCGGAGGCTAAGCTTAACGAGCACGCCGCTAGAACCACGCAGAAGGCGGACTACATCAGGAGGACCGGGCACCTGCCCTCGTTCTTTTCCTTCAAGATGCCCTCCCTGTGTGGTTGATGAATGATGGTACCAAACTTTGCTTGTGTCATGTCCATGTCTTTCCAAGGCATTTAAGAAAATAATTTCCGAGTTTTTACTGCTCCACTGTGTGACCATGTGTTTCGTAACAGGGTGGAAAATATTTCCTGCTCGAATTTTTACATGGTCTTGCAGAAATCATGTGTTAGAGCAGTCTGCTTGTCACATTTTTTAGTGAGGCTGGGAAGTCAAAAAAGGAAGGGATAGAAatgggccttgtttagttccaaacacTCTAACGGGACGGCGTCGCTCACGCCGTCCTCGTGCCGACGTGGTGGGGCGGTGCTGAGGTGGCAGAGGagcgcgccagagtggctgatgccctcccccccccccaaaattttttatttttctattgtttttttgatttatttttcacGCTTAGGAACAGACAAGAACCAacatagaaaaaatgaactGAAATAAACGAAATATGTGACCCGTAGAATTTATCCTGTCCTCTCCTCGCTTTACTCTAGTGTAGAGGACAGATATGTGcaacttttttgtttttattttatttatttgaaatttttttcatgCTTAGGAACCCACAGGAACCaaacagaaacaaaaataaactcaaacggacgaaatatgtgacctgtagaattttCTAAAGATGTACCGAAAAGCTTCTCGCCTTAAAAACACAATCTTCCAAGCGGAATTTGGACATTTTAATATCGCCAAACCCGGCgaagctggggagaatcggatgtaacattttctgtagatgtccgtggatatatcatttgcctgattccgagtccgtatgagaaagttacgcctattttaagaaatgacatccgaatgacgcctagacatatcggatgcgatcataccagcactaaagcaccggatcccatcagaactccgaagttaagcgtgcttgggcgagagtagtactaggatgggtgacctcctgggaagtcctcgtgttgcatccctccttttctgcgtccctcgtgttgtgccgctccttgggcgagagctgcggagaatcggatgtaacattttctgtagatgtccgtggatatatcatttgcctgattccgagtccgtatgagaaagttacgcctattttaagaaatgacatccgaatgacgcctagacatatcggatgcgatcataccagcactaaagcaccggatcccatcagaactccgaagttaagcgtgcttgggcgagagtagtactaggatgggtgacctcctgggaagtcctcgtgttgcatccctccttttctgcgtccctcgtgttgtgccgctccttgggcgagagctgcggagaatcggatgtaacattttctgtagatgtccgtggatatatcatttgcctgattccgagtccgtatgagaaagttacgcctattttaagaaatgacatccgaatgacgcctagacatatcggatgcgatcataccagcactaaagcaccggatcccatcagaactccgaagttaagcgtgcttgggcgagagtagtactaggatgggtgacctcctgggaagtcctcgtgttgcatccctccttttctgcgtccctcgtgttgtgccgctccttgggcgagagctgcggagaatcggatgtaacattttctgtagatgtccgtggatatatcatttgcctgattccgagtccgtatgagaaagttacgcctattttaagaaatgacatccgaatgacgcctagacatatcggatgcgatcataccagcactaaagcaccggatcccatcagaactccgaagttaagcgtgcttgggcgagagtagtactaggatgggtgacctcctgggaagtcctcgtgttgcatccctccttttctgcgtccctcgtgttgtgccgctccttgggcgagagctgcggagaatcggatgtaacattttctgtagatgtccgtggatatatcatttgcctgattccgagtccgtatgagaaagttacgcctattttaagaaatgacatccgaatgacgcctagacatatcggatgcgatcataccagcactaaagcaccggatcccatcagaactccgaagttaagcgtgcttgggcgagagtagtactaggatgggtgacctcctgggaagtcctcgtgttgcatccctccttttctgcgtccctcgtgttgtgccgctccttgggcgagagctgcggagaatcggatgtaacattttctgtagatgtccgtggatatatcatttgcctgattccgagtccgtatgagaaagttacgcctattttaagaaatgacatccgaatgacgcctagacatatcggatgcgatcataccagcactaaagcaccggatcccatcagaactccgaagttaagcgtgcttgggcgagagtagtactaggatgggtgacctcctgggaagtcctcgtgttgcatccctccttttctgcgtccctcgtgttgtgccgctccttgggcgagagctgcggagaatcggatgtaacattttctgtagatgtccgtggatatatcatttgcctgattccgagtccgtatgagaaagttacgcctattttaagaaatgacatccgaatgacgcctagacatatcggatgcgatcataccagcactaaagcaccggatcccatcagaactccgaagttaagcgtgcttgggcgagagtagtactaggatgggtgacctcctgggaagtcctcgtgttgcatccctccttttctgcgtccctcgtgttgtgccgctccttgggcgagagctgcggagaatcggatgtaacattttctgtagatgtccgtggatatatcatttgcctgattccgagtccgtatgagaaagttacgcctattttaagaaatgacatccgaatgacgcctagacatatcggatgcgatcataccagcactaaagcaccggatcccatcagaactccgaagttaagcgtgcttgggcgagagtagtactaggatgggtgacctcctgggaagtcctcgtgttgcatccctccttttctgcgtccctcgtgttgtgccgctccttgggcgagagctgcggagaatcggatgtaacattttctgtagatgtccgtggatatatcatttgcctgattccgagtccgtatgagaaagttacgcctattttaagaaatgacatccgaatgacgcctagacatatcggatgcgatcataccagcactaaagcaccggatcccatcagaactccgaagttaagcgtgcttgggcgagagtagtactaggatgggtgacctcctgggaagtcctcgtgttgcatccctccttttctgcgtccctcgtgttgtgccgctccttgggcgagagctgcggagaatcggatgtaacattttctgtagatgtccgtggatatatcatttgcctgattccgagtccgtatgagaaagttacgcctattttaagaaatgacatccgaatgacgcctagacatatcggatgcgatcataccagcactaaagcaccggatcccatcagaactccgaagttaagcgtgcttgggcgagagtagtactaggatgggtgacctcctgggaagtcctcgtgttgcatccctccttttctgcgtccctcgtgttgtgccgctccttgggcga is a genomic window containing:
- the LOC127758340 gene encoding remorin 1.4, yielding MQAMRAVDDKECYSHSIHGESNGRPQRKNNPASRPKPTPSKWDDAQKWLVSLSNGGGGGVDGIHSGKVRPRNSNADDRRLLSSSSQNGRVSCSSVDGALEYNLVAAPPTPPQLGEAAADDVSETKKIDYCMVQPQHGSPAAVLRSVCLRDMGTEMTPIASKEPSRSATPLRASTPVSRSPVPSRPSTPGRRRYDVAVSVTAVVESRTAEPVAVGSVSDGGGGCAVDESSSGGFGNHAQSTTTGLKSRAVAWDEAERAKFTARYKREEMKIQAWENHEKRKAELEMKKIEMKAEQMKARAHEKLANKLAAARRMAEEKRATAEAKLNEHAARTTQKADYIRRTGHLPSFFSFKMPSLCG